The following proteins are co-located in the Candidatus Nanosynbacter sp. HMT-352 genome:
- a CDS encoding FKBP-type peptidyl-prolyl cis-trans isomerase — protein sequence MATTKGQRIGIWVIAGMMFLGTVGGFVAMMVAPGNEAKDQAAFKKAQDEYTKATDERKKKVEARTNELSQKYYGKFSEFSSRVGAFEAGDVKELIKEDLVEGEGAEVKDDTKLAVYYIGWNAKGEIFDQSIADGKLKAPLNMDGPANTAVIQGWKEGLIGMKIGGVRELTIPANKAYGDKAQGDKIPANSPLKFVVMAIEKPADIPEPEMPEVMKQYYRSRGFNV from the coding sequence ATGGCAACTACAAAAGGCCAGAGAATAGGTATTTGGGTTATTGCCGGCATGATGTTTTTGGGTACCGTTGGCGGATTTGTCGCTATGATGGTGGCGCCTGGAAATGAAGCCAAAGACCAAGCCGCGTTTAAGAAAGCTCAGGATGAATATACCAAGGCTACTGACGAACGGAAAAAGAAAGTAGAGGCTCGGACTAATGAATTGAGTCAAAAATATTACGGCAAGTTTTCTGAGTTTAGCTCACGAGTTGGCGCGTTTGAAGCTGGTGACGTGAAAGAGCTTATTAAGGAAGATTTGGTTGAAGGCGAAGGTGCTGAAGTTAAGGACGACACCAAGTTGGCTGTTTATTACATTGGCTGGAACGCTAAGGGTGAGATTTTCGATCAATCAATTGCTGACGGCAAATTGAAAGCTCCTCTCAATATGGATGGCCCGGCAAATACTGCAGTCATTCAAGGCTGGAAAGAGGGTTTAATTGGTATGAAAATTGGCGGCGTGCGTGAATTAACAATTCCAGCCAACAAGGCTTACGGAGACAAAGCTCAGGGTGATAAAATTCCTGCAAATTCTCCACTTAAGTTCGTGGTGATGGCTATTGAAAAGCCAGCCGATATTCCAGAGCCAGAAATGCCAGAAGTGATGAAACAATATTATCGATCGCGAGGTTTCAATGTCTAA